TGACATCAATCTAAGCATATATCTCATAAAATGGTACCAGAAGAATTATTATTCTCGTCTGACCCAAACCAAGTCCCAACCAGTTAACCATCTATTTCTCCCTCAAAAGAATTAGATGTGATACagcacaaaaataaataaataaactcacATGCATAGACTAATATAAATCCATgcaataaatacataaataaaataactaccTGACAATCGTACAGCAAGAAGATCAGTCGAAACACGGACAAGTAGACGCAAACAGTGCCTCAAGAGTTGGGTACCATCCTTCCCCATTGAGTCCTGCATTGAGATATGAATCATGAAGTTCCTAATCTAAGAAATTCCATAACCATAAGATCAATAACATGTATGGTTTAGCTTAAATTTGGGGAAACAAtggcttattttttaaaaactgtcaCAAAATTGACCGGAAATAAGCtattatttcttcaaaataagCTTAACCAAACATACTTGGAAGTACTATCtatcaaaaatatattacacaATAGTTTGGAAATAATTCATCAAGTGATAAAATAATACCAGTATCCATGAATTGAGAATGGCTAGTCCCTCTTTACTTCCAGCAAAAGACTTCAAGTTTCCAACAGGAAGAGTTAGCAATTGTTTGGCCACATGTAAGCGCCCAGCAGTGGTTTTTGTATTATTGAACATTTCCTTTAACAAAGCTTCCCGGGTTAAAATTTGAGCACCATCTAAAGAGTTCTTGTACATTATGTTAGAAAGCTCTAATGCATCAAGTCTCTTTATTATATCCCTAACTTCATCCCTTTCAGTGTCTAACTGTCCCCGAGCAGCTTCCAATGCCTCCACCTCTGCAATATAATCATTTCCACTGCTCAATATGTCAATTATGCGAACAGCCTCTCGTAGTCCACTCATCATTGCACCACCAACAGTATCTGGGTGCTCTTTGCAGGTTGCTTCACCAGCAAAAAACAAACAGTTATCAACTGGTCTCCCTATTATATCATAGTCTTCTCCAGATGCTCCAACAGCAACATAAGAATAAGAACCATAACTAAAAGGATCCCTACCCCAATCAGTGACAACATATGCAACAGGATCAGGAACTGAGTCCTCCCCAAAAAGTTTACGGAGAACCTTCAATGCATGGTTAACATGATCATAAGAGCTCAAGCTTTGACCGTCTATGGCTGCCTTACCAACCACTAATGATATAAGAACAGGAGCCCCAACTGTTTTCCTGACATTCCAGAACATAAAGCAGTGACCTCTACTGCTTCTCTCCTCAGCAGTTGCTCCAAAGTAGTCCACAGCATCATCCCAAAATACACTAGGAAATTCCAAAACCACTTTATTTAGAACTCCATAACCAAGACGCTGAACAGAAGAACATTTCCACTGTGGCAAAGGTGGGGAGAATTGTATAGTTTCAGCCTTCAAACAACCAAGTGGAACAGTCACAAGGACAGCATCGCCAAAGAACTCATTGCCATTTGCTGTAGAAACTTTGACTTTATTATTCTGGCCAGGTTCCTTGATACCATATGACACATTTGTTACAACATGGTTCAAGTGAATTGTAAGTCCTTCTCCCAGAGACTCAGCAACAGAGCTGTAACCCCCTTTTATCATACAATGAGCTCCCCCAAAACCTCCATACACATCATCTTGATTCCAGTAGGGAAGAGAAACATCCTTAAGCAAAGCTGCACAACCATACTCCAAATGAGCAAAGTGCCAATCCATAACCCTCCTTTCCTGAGGGCTCAAAATCTCCTCaccaaattttttttccacAGTACTGTCCTTTTTGGAATCAAACGGACTATCTGCAGAATTATTTTGTTCAGTTTCTTCACTGCTTTCAGAGCGTGCCATACGGCGAATCTTAAGAGCATATTCTAAACCATCTTCAAGAGACATTCTCATTGCTTGTTCCCCTTTCTGAGCAACAACCAATACCATGTCATCAATAAGACTATTATACTCAGCTTCTAGTGCTTCATCCATATCTGCAGGAACTTTTTGTCCTGTCACTATGTCATAAAGAGGGCAATCACTGTTCAACACTGTCAACTCAAGACCCAACTGAGCACAAATCAATGAGGAAGGATCTGGTCTTCTCTCAGTGGCCACATCAGCCTCAACACCAGTTATAATGCTAGCACCAAGATCAACAGGGACAGAAAGTGACGAGTGATCAGTAAATACACGACCTCCTATCCTACTCCTAGCCTCAAGCACAGTTACAGCAAATCCTTGACGTTGCAAGTGGCGAGCAGCAGTTAGCCCAGCAGGACCTGCTCCAATGACAATTACTCTCTTCCTAGGATCTAAATCAGACTGCAGATGATCACCTACCAGAGCATCTAAGGCAGATTTTATGCTGGTAGAGTCATTGATTTTCTCTTCAGCTACCTGAGAAGTCAATCTGCAATCAGGGAAGTTGGAAGACGGAACAGAACTGTCATTTTCCtggtaatcaattttttttctttctgcctGGTGTGTCATGTTTGATAAATCCGTCTTCATTTCATTAGCATGCCTCATGCCTTCTGCAGCTTCAGTAGTTAGGTCATCACAATCCTTTGTTAGACCATTGTTAATCTCATTGGAAGTATCTGACATTTTGGTCTGACCAACAAGAAAGGAAACTCCATCTTCAGGGTCAGCCATTGAAGCTGCGAGACTTTCCTCAAAACCCTTTTCTTTTACCAGTCTATAACAATGCCTTGCACTACTTCCAACATTCTCCTTCTGAGAGGCAATTCCAACATTTATATAACCCTGCCAAAATGATCTTTATCATtttaaagtttcaattttaCTAGCAAATCAACACTAACATGCTGTTTTTTTCCCAGAAAAAAAgtacattttaaagaaaaagctCAATTAGCCTATGTTTAGTAACAAACTATTTTCAGGAAATaaccatttttttcattcaaaaagcTAACCAAATAAAAGTGATtgtttcactaaaataagctgAACCAAACACACTAATCTGATGGCTAAATACCATAATGAACAAACTTACATATTGATCGAGAAATGCATAGACCTCCCTAATAAGAGAAAAACGAGGACTTCCATGCTCAGAATGAGTATCACTAACTCCACATTCAGCAAGAGGCAAAATACGTGTGACATCTCTGTTCCAAAGACTTAAAATCTGATTTCTGCAATGCATTAAATTAAATGAGGTGAAACTCATTACAACAGGCCAGTTtcaaaaaagtgtaaaaaagtGGTGTTGAACAATCCAAGGGTACTCCTCTCAGCATGATATTTCCTTGAGAAGTTTAGAGTACACTCGTCTATGGCAAAGTGTCCCCACAGCTCAAATATCATACACTACttgaatgaaagaaattcaatattatataataataaaaaatgttccaAGTGTTTACACCGAAGGCCTATTTAATGACCCAACATTATCAAACACCCTGATAAGTCATTTCTATTCTAAGCAAGAATAAGATcatctaaaacaaaataaaatccctaaataacaaaaaatcattacaaaaagatcctaattacaaaattaaaaaccaaaaataaaataatgaaactaaatagTTCAATTTGTATTGCAGTCATCATGTTTGGGCTAAAATCTTATAGGAAACAAACAGAAGCCCAATATACAGCATATCCGAGATTCccagtttaaaaaataagtaagatAGCACCTAAAAAGCTGCTGCAATATGctcattgaagtttataagacCACTTTACAGATTTTTGAAAGAGATTCTGAAGCATAAAACaataggaggaaaaaaaaactaaatcccATCATGTAAAGAAGAAATCAATAGATAGCATCTTATCAAGAAATAGGGTGATGATGATAGTATTATATTGTATAACTagtaaaatattagaaaaaattgtAGCCAATTTCTGAATATAACAAATTACAGTAGATAAGGGTAGAAGATTGTGTCACAATAGAAGTATCCCCACTGACAATCCTGCCAGCAAATTATCGAGAAAAAGCAGAAGAAATAGTGATGAAAAAGTCTACTTAAATTTGTCAATGAAAAGCTATTGCAAATAAACTTTTAAAGGAGATAGAAGAGGAGAGAGGGAGGGCGATGTTATGGCCTATaagcaataaaaatattataaagaagAACTTGCAACCacataatataaaactaatcaTTAATTTCCATATAAACATAAAGAAGGGGAGAAAAATTCAGTCCAATATAGGAAGTAGGCATTGTAAATTTTTCCAGTTCCGACCAAATACAGGAGGAAGGCCCTTGACcagaaaaatattacaaaacaaatattaagtTCAGAAACAGGCAATGGCACCCAAAGAGgaggaaaaaaatgtgtgtttattttttccCTTTAGTTTCTTTCTAAATGACCGCTAACAAGTTGTTCAGCTCCCAATTATACATGTGAATCATTAACCAGAAACATAGCAACATACAGCAAGAGTTCATATCTAATTTTCATGTTTAagcaactaaaataaataacgcATTTGATCATCAGTTACAAAGAATAGAAAACAATTATATGTATTTCAAGCacaaaaaaccaaaaacccAAAATATTGAAGAAAGAAACCTCTGTGCTGCAAAAGGAAAACTGCAACCTTTTTTAACaattgaaaaaacaatagcAAGCAAATGCAAAGACCTGTTTGAAAACTTAACTACCTGCAATCTAAATATTCCTTAAGACCACCTTTCCGCTTCAAGATCTCCTTAAACTTTATTTTCTCAATTGGACCAACTTTACGAGCTTTCAGCCCAGCTGATACTGCTACAACAGCAACATTTTCAGAGTCTTCACCAGTATTCAAAGAGGAATCATGCTTCAATCTTGCTCTAAGAGTGCGGTCACCATCTGTCATAACTTGACTTTCATTTAGAGCTTGatcatcaattaaaatttcCCAATCAGCATCTCCCTCATATGTCATGTCTCCATGCTTACGCATTTTGGCCTTTCGCACCGCCCGTGGAATGCTTGATATCTTACCCTCGTTATCAGCAAAATCAGACGCAGGGGCACAGTATTCTGCAGAGTTCCCATTTTCATCTGGAATAGAAGACTGAAGAGATGATCCATCAGATTGA
The genomic region above belongs to Glycine max cultivar Williams 82 chromosome 14, Glycine_max_v4.0, whole genome shotgun sequence and contains:
- the LOC100791869 gene encoding lysine-specific histone demethylase 1 homolog 3: MDGEDIRSGTKKKRSKKEIGFDDDDEPIGSIFKLKRSKKKGSGGSSDAAVVREKEDLGGMDDNDTLASFRKRLKGPKRDQGSGVTRGASPALHVSDEDLVALGPKGKDEKVVVPVPGDEDMQMQGCSDQQHMEDSLSAIFNKAQFSSTRKSRGRGSRQKRGIQNVDSEGFVETVDSVVGSRSGSAFGSKLVGGNVESADALPQASEPVVASVVDDQKCGDDCFQEEAVKGNRNLDIPDGPSQSSNVCHGYRQQLSCVQVGDISCHSDQKVGLQESVLSDGLNKLPTTSHDVSLSKVGEGKRGFTEIGESENRLTDEQAKVCNSASEPDVSTSAGEKNVLTSCHTEPLIKSTENILNENNNMVARKVFQESSCNGALKLSGCHMEVDGGGKSETEIVSDRNFCDYSSSDTKAEVQDFVLGFSPKTNNVTVSGSLSSMVSNEANKAELTAHSNHPEKPLEACNIPKDYTASILKCSSVLDPIQSDGSSLQSSIPDENGNSAEYCAPASDFADNEGKISSIPRAVRKAKMRKHGDMTYEGDADWEILIDDQALNESQVMTDGDRTLRARLKHDSSLNTGEDSENVAVVAVSAGLKARKVGPIEKIKFKEILKRKGGLKEYLDCRNQILSLWNRDVTRILPLAECGVSDTHSEHGSPRFSLIREVYAFLDQYGYINVGIASQKENVGSSARHCYRLVKEKGFEESLAASMADPEDGVSFLVGQTKMSDTSNEINNGLTKDCDDLTTEAAEGMRHANEMKTDLSNMTHQAERKKIDYQENDSSVPSSNFPDCRLTSQVAEEKINDSTSIKSALDALVGDHLQSDLDPRKRVIVIGAGPAGLTAARHLQRQGFAVTVLEARSRIGGRVFTDHSSLSVPVDLGASIITGVEADVATERRPDPSSLICAQLGLELTVLNSDCPLYDIVTGQKVPADMDEALEAEYNSLIDDMVLVVAQKGEQAMRMSLEDGLEYALKIRRMARSESSEETEQNNSADSPFDSKKDSTVEKKFGEEILSPQERRVMDWHFAHLEYGCAALLKDVSLPYWNQDDVYGGFGGAHCMIKGGYSSVAESLGEGLTIHLNHVVTNVSYGIKEPGQNNKVKVSTANGNEFFGDAVLVTVPLGCLKAETIQFSPPLPQWKCSSVQRLGYGVLNKVVLEFPSVFWDDAVDYFGATAEERSSRGHCFMFWNVRKTVGAPVLISLVVGKAAIDGQSLSSYDHVNHALKVLRKLFGEDSVPDPVAYVVTDWGRDPFSYGSYSYVAVGASGEDYDIIGRPVDNCLFFAGEATCKEHPDTVGGAMMSGLREAVRIIDILSSGNDYIAEVEALEAARGQLDTERDEVRDIIKRLDALELSNIMYKNSLDGAQILTREALLKEMFNNTKTTAGRLHVAKQLLTLPVGNLKSFAGSKEGLAILNSWILDSMGKDGTQLLRHCLRLLVRVSTDLLAVRLSGMGKTVKEKVCVHTSRDIRAIASQLVNVWLEVFRKEKASNGGLKISRQTTAVDLSKRKSVKDSASGKPPLSTYHGTIENKGGLLNPTSAGSNSASTAHVKKLHSKQGRQPAAYDSRHEVSSSRSKGSIDTVVAEKEDNLCTVSEEEQAAIAAAEAARAKALAAAEAYASAEARCNTLLQLPKIPSFHKFARREQTSQNDEYDSRKRWPGGVYGRQDCISEIDSRNCRVRDWSVDFSAACVNLDNSRMPVDNLSQRSHSNEIASHLNFREHSGESVAGDSSIYTKAWIDTAGGIAIKDHHAIERWQSQAAAADSYFSNPTIHLKDEEDSNACSKLPSWKHDGIANESSISQVTVSKEAQKGHSRGADHIKQAVVDYVASLLMPLYKARKLDKDGYKAIMKKSATKVMEQATDAEKAMAVREFLDFKRKNKIRSFVDVLIERHMTTKPDMKS